The DNA segment TTCGCGGACGGTCTCACGGATAGGGCCGGAGACGGGCACGAACCCGGCCTGGACGTCGCGGGCGGAGAACCCCTGGCTCGCGAGGAACGCTCTCAGGAGAACCGGAACCGGGACATCTCTCTTCTGCACGCCGAGCCCGGCGTTTGCACACCCCCGTTTCGGGAAGACCCATGCGTAGCCTCCCGGGGCGATACGGTTCCCGAAGAAGAACTTCAGGCGGTCGCCGAACTCCCCGTCGACCCGGCAGGTTATGGCGGGGGCGAGCACGGCGCTCCGCTCCATCCCGGCCGAGCGGCATACGCGGGAAAGCGGGCCGTCCGCGGCGACGACGACGCGAGCCTCGACCTCGCCCCGGGTGGTCGTTACCCGGCTGCCTTCCCGGCCGAGGAACTTCGTATCCGGCAGGAGCTCGGCACCCTCACGAACGGCCGCATCCGCGAGATGCCGGTCGAATGCATCCCTGTCGACGGTGTAGCCGGGGAGCTCGAACTCGTACTCCCGGCCGCCGGGAGAGACGGCGACGGCGCCCCGGATCTCCCGCCGGATCAGCCCGGGGTCGACGGGGAAGAGTTCGTCGAGCCCGGAGGCGTTCGGGAGCACGCTCGCGAGGACCTCCGATGACGCGTTGAACTCCCCGCAGCAGACGGGGACGCCGATCGTTCTCCGCTTATCGATCAGAAGGACGTCGAGCCCCGTTTTTGCCGCGTAGCGCGCGGCGGTGCTGCCCGCGGGGCCCGCACCGACGACGACTACGTCGCACCGGTTTTGCATCGGTGCTCTCGTAAGGAGGGATAGGGTATAAAAAAGAGTGGGACGTTACTCCGCGCTTCGCTTCCGCAGCCGCTCGATCCTCTCCGCCACCCGCCGCCTCGCCGCCTCCGTCTCCGCGACGTCCCGGCGGAACGCGACCTCCAGGATATCGCCCTCCCGGGCACCGGGCGGAAGGAGGGAGCGGGGGAGCGTGAGCCGGATCGACTCGTCCTCGCGGAGGAGGAGGACGGCAAGGCCCTCCTCGACGCGATCGAGGCTCACCCGGAAGGCCGACTCATCCTCCGCCATCATCACCGCTCCATGGTGCTGACGACGGTCCCGTTCGCGTCGGCAAGCGTGGCGAGGTCGCCGTCGTTGTTCCAGACCGC comes from the Methanoculleus marisnigri JR1 genome and includes:
- a CDS encoding geranylgeranyl reductase family protein; the encoded protein is MQNRCDVVVVGAGPAGSTAARYAAKTGLDVLLIDKRRTIGVPVCCGEFNASSEVLASVLPNASGLDELFPVDPGLIRREIRGAVAVSPGGREYEFELPGYTVDRDAFDRHLADAAVREGAELLPDTKFLGREGSRVTTTRGEVEARVVVAADGPLSRVCRSAGMERSAVLAPAITCRVDGEFGDRLKFFFGNRIAPGGYAWVFPKRGCANAGLGVQKRDVPVPVLLRAFLASQGFSARDVQAGFVPVSGPIRETVRENVLAVGDAAGHVVASNGGGIAPAMICGRLAGLAAANHLLRGEPLAAYEWEWRSAIGRELLAAARTKRMADRILGSDFLLERTMRLLGGRGIADVIIHGGLRKAHAPRE
- a CDS encoding DUF3006 domain-containing protein; translation: MMAEDESAFRVSLDRVEEGLAVLLLREDESIRLTLPRSLLPPGAREGDILEVAFRRDVAETEAARRRVAERIERLRKRSAE